One segment of Desulfatibacillum aliphaticivorans DSM 15576 DNA contains the following:
- a CDS encoding GAF domain-containing SpoIIE family protein phosphatase, with product MEATDQTEQAVRLKKLIEANQTIARVESLEELFPMLMTLAKEVTNAEASSIMRYRPNRNVLEFELASNEGTGNLDKILREKITLKLGEGVAGWVGENRESVNIRDAQNDPRFSRRADSETGFVTRAILCSPILHENELLGVVQVLNPKSSRNFDDGDLEILEAFAGLAAVAIVRSRLLENLIAQEKLQAAKNAADIVEAAADAIITFGIESLRIRGINPAAMRIFGYDYDEFIDMSMLALLEHGEEEDILDRIFSGELHELPGLRKNGEAFPMEAVVRIGGKQGEEFFIGTFRDVTKKNEALRKLYSELSKAADYVKTLLPSPITDGPLRAHWRFIPSTSLGGDSFGYHWVDEEHFAIYLLDVCGHGVHAALLSVSVINVLQSQSLPGTDFKEPDQVLNALNNAFPMERHNEMYFTMWYGVYNRKTRTLVYASGGHPPALLMTSGPKGRIRPIGLKTPNMFIGGMPNVKYKKNEVKIEGKCRLFVFSDGVYEIETPEGVMWKYEEFQDFMVNVPPNEGAEMDRLFGHAKKLCGEDTLDDDFSIMEVVFD from the coding sequence GCCACCGACCAAACAGAACAGGCCGTAAGGCTGAAAAAACTGATCGAAGCCAACCAGACCATCGCCAGGGTTGAGTCTTTGGAAGAACTCTTTCCCATGCTCATGACCCTTGCCAAGGAAGTGACAAACGCCGAGGCCTCGTCCATCATGCGGTATCGGCCCAACCGGAATGTGCTCGAGTTTGAGCTGGCGTCCAATGAAGGGACGGGCAACCTGGACAAGATTCTCCGGGAAAAAATCACCCTGAAACTGGGCGAGGGCGTTGCGGGCTGGGTGGGCGAAAACAGAGAATCGGTCAATATTCGGGACGCCCAGAACGACCCGCGCTTCTCCCGACGCGCCGACAGCGAAACCGGGTTCGTCACCCGGGCTATCCTGTGCTCCCCCATTTTGCACGAAAACGAGTTGCTGGGCGTGGTCCAGGTTCTGAACCCCAAAAGCTCCAGGAATTTTGACGACGGCGACCTGGAAATCCTGGAGGCCTTCGCTGGCTTGGCCGCCGTGGCCATTGTCCGTTCCAGGCTGTTGGAAAACCTCATCGCCCAGGAGAAGCTCCAGGCCGCCAAGAACGCGGCAGACATTGTGGAGGCGGCTGCAGACGCCATCATCACCTTTGGCATTGAAAGCCTCCGCATCCGGGGAATCAACCCTGCAGCCATGCGCATTTTCGGATACGACTACGATGAATTCATCGACATGTCCATGCTGGCCTTGCTGGAGCACGGGGAGGAAGAGGACATCCTGGACCGCATATTTTCCGGCGAATTGCACGAATTGCCCGGTCTGCGAAAAAACGGGGAAGCCTTTCCCATGGAAGCGGTGGTTCGCATCGGCGGCAAGCAGGGCGAAGAGTTTTTCATAGGAACCTTTCGGGACGTCACCAAGAAAAACGAGGCCCTTCGCAAGCTGTACTCCGAGTTGTCCAAGGCCGCTGATTACGTAAAAACCCTGCTGCCGTCCCCCATTACGGACGGGCCTTTAAGGGCGCATTGGCGGTTTATACCGTCCACGTCCCTGGGCGGAGACTCTTTCGGCTACCATTGGGTGGACGAAGAACATTTCGCCATATACCTGCTGGATGTGTGCGGCCACGGGGTTCATGCTGCGCTGCTTTCCGTGTCCGTTATCAATGTGCTTCAGTCTCAATCCCTGCCCGGCACTGATTTCAAGGAGCCGGATCAGGTGCTGAACGCCCTGAACAACGCCTTTCCCATGGAACGGCATAACGAAATGTACTTTACCATGTGGTACGGGGTTTATAACCGGAAAACCCGCACCCTGGTTTACGCCAGCGGCGGGCATCCGCCCGCCCTGCTCATGACCAGCGGCCCCAAGGGGCGCATCCGTCCCATCGGCCTCAAGACCCCCAACATGTTCATTGGCGGCATGCCCAACGTCAAATATAAAAAGAACGAAGTGAAGATCGAAGGCAAATGCCGCTTGTTCGTCTTTTCCGACGGCGTCTACGAGATCGAAACGCCGGAAGGCGTTATGTGGAAGTACGAGGAATTCCAGGATTTTATGGTCAACGTGCCTCCCAATGAAGGGGCGGAGATGGACCGCCTTTTCGGACACGCGAAAAAGCTGTGCGGAGAGGACACCCTGGACGACGATTTTTCCATTATGGAAGTGGTCTTTGATTAA